The proteins below are encoded in one region of Brevundimonas fontaquae:
- a CDS encoding RNA polymerase sigma factor: MSDRTGGVGDKAADAGLHDLYRAYSGWLKGRLRKRFGDETEDLAQEAWLRAAPYSRDGRIEHPKALLLRIVDNLVIDRARRRGPRPLASSDRVGADPEADPAAQIDAVLLKQIVLSMPPNLQEVFVLSRFAHLEYQEIGERLNLPVTTVQWRMRKALEHCAAQLRL; this comes from the coding sequence GTGTCGGATCGAACTGGAGGTGTGGGAGACAAGGCGGCCGACGCCGGCCTCCACGACCTCTATCGCGCCTATTCCGGCTGGCTGAAGGGACGTCTGCGCAAGCGCTTTGGAGACGAGACAGAGGATCTCGCCCAGGAAGCCTGGCTGCGCGCGGCGCCCTACAGCCGCGACGGGCGGATCGAACACCCCAAGGCGCTGCTGCTCAGGATCGTCGACAATCTCGTCATCGACCGGGCCCGCCGCCGAGGGCCGCGTCCCCTGGCGTCGAGCGATCGGGTCGGCGCGGATCCGGAGGCGGATCCGGCGGCCCAGATCGATGCCGTCCTCCTCAAGCAGATCGTTCTGTCGATGCCGCCCAATCTGCAGGAGGTCTTTGTCTTGAGCCGTTTCGCCCATCTGGAGTATCAGGAGATAGGCGAGCGTCTGAACCTCCCCGTCACCACCGTTCAGTGGCGGATGCGTAAGGCCCTCGAACACTGCGCAGCCCAGTTGCGGCTGTAG
- a CDS encoding HEPN domain-containing protein, protein MKTVLNHLPERQQQELAQVRTTLLTEFEAALRKGAGGTSEWRKGGQVLKIILFGSYARDDWVDEPDNGYLSDFDLLIIVSHPKLTDIADYWWEAENRILRDPSVGRIVNIIVHDLAEVNQALGRGEYFWTDIARDGVMLYELPGHPLAVPKPMTPKDAVEMAEQYFNTWYLKIEESLAGAEFYIGRSNRKDAAYNLHQAAERAYICFLLVHTFYFPRSHNIKFLRSLAEDVDKRLVEAWPREQRIDKRRFETLKRAYVEARYSDQYDVSAEDLDAISACARNLRDLVIRSCEERIAGLKGAVST, encoded by the coding sequence ATGAAGACGGTCCTCAATCACCTCCCCGAACGGCAGCAGCAGGAGCTCGCGCAGGTCCGCACGACGCTGCTGACCGAGTTCGAGGCCGCCCTCCGCAAAGGGGCCGGCGGTACGTCGGAATGGCGCAAGGGCGGACAGGTCCTGAAGATCATCCTGTTCGGCAGCTATGCTCGCGACGACTGGGTCGATGAGCCGGACAACGGCTATCTGTCCGACTTCGACCTGCTCATCATCGTCAGCCATCCGAAACTGACCGATATCGCCGACTACTGGTGGGAAGCCGAGAACCGGATCCTGCGCGACCCGTCCGTCGGCCGCATCGTCAATATCATCGTCCACGATCTGGCCGAGGTGAACCAGGCGCTGGGTCGGGGCGAATACTTCTGGACCGACATCGCCCGCGACGGGGTCATGCTCTACGAGTTGCCGGGCCATCCGTTGGCTGTGCCCAAACCGATGACACCCAAGGACGCCGTCGAGATGGCGGAGCAATATTTCAATACGTGGTATCTGAAGATCGAAGAGTCGCTTGCTGGTGCTGAGTTCTACATTGGCCGGAGCAACAGGAAGGACGCAGCATACAATCTTCATCAGGCCGCTGAACGCGCCTACATCTGCTTCCTGCTGGTCCACACGTTCTACTTCCCGCGATCCCACAACATCAAATTCCTCCGCTCCCTAGCGGAAGACGTCGACAAACGCCTTGTGGAGGCCTGGCCGCGAGAGCAGCGCATCGACAAGCGACGCTTCGAAACCCTGAAGCGCGCCTATGTCGAGGCCCGATACTCAGACCAGTACGACGTCAGCGCAGAGGACCTGGACGCGATCTCGGCGTGCGCGCGAAACCTGCGCGATCTGGTCATCCGGAGCTGTGAAGAGCGGATCGCTGGCCTGAAGGGTGCCGTGAGCACCTGA
- a CDS encoding MucR family transcriptional regulator, translating into MTQETQTADILDMTVGIVANYLSNNRLDPDQVGALITATHAALSNVGQPEPEPVETYDRASSAQIRKSMTDDGLVSFIDGKTYKTLKRHLTTNGLTPDEYRDRYGLPSTYPIVAPAYSAARSEMAKAIGLGAKGRNSKSDATAPAKARGRPKK; encoded by the coding sequence ATGACTCAAGAAACTCAAACCGCCGACATCCTCGACATGACCGTTGGGATCGTCGCGAACTACCTTTCGAATAATCGCCTGGACCCAGATCAAGTGGGCGCGCTGATCACGGCCACTCACGCAGCACTCTCCAACGTCGGCCAGCCTGAGCCGGAACCGGTCGAGACCTATGACCGGGCTTCCTCAGCCCAGATTCGCAAGTCGATGACTGACGACGGTCTTGTCAGCTTCATCGACGGCAAAACCTACAAGACCCTCAAGCGTCACCTGACCACGAACGGTCTGACGCCGGACGAATACCGTGATCGCTACGGCCTCCCTTCGACGTATCCGATCGTTGCTCCGGCCTATTCGGCGGCGCGTTCGGAGATGGCGAAAGCGATTGGTCTGGGCGCGAAGGGGCGGAATTCCAAATCCGACGCAACGGCTCCCGCAAAGGCGCGCGGTCGTCCCAAAAAATGA
- a CDS encoding IS110 family transposase, producing the protein MQTIAVVGLDLAKTVFQVHGVGADGTVVVRRQLRRGQVLGFFQSIGPCLVGIEACASAHHWARELMAIGHEVRLMPPAYVKAYVKRGKTDAADAEAIAEAVTRPTMRFVAVKSKAQQAVLMLHKTRDLLVRQRTMLINALRGHLGEFGIIAPQGPAGVQAALRALREEEQDLPDLARAALGGLADQLDHLGAEIGRLERRILEWHRQDETSRRLATIPGIGPITASAMAASAPDPTLFKSGRQFAAWLGLTPRANSSGGKERQGGISKMGDSYLRRLLVVGATAVLRMARQRGREGWVGNLLERKKPKVAAVALANKTARIAWTLMARQEDYRPMTA; encoded by the coding sequence ATGCAGACCATCGCTGTCGTCGGGCTCGATCTGGCGAAGACTGTTTTTCAGGTTCACGGAGTTGGGGCTGACGGCACTGTCGTCGTGAGGCGGCAACTGCGACGCGGCCAGGTCTTGGGCTTCTTCCAGTCGATCGGCCCCTGCCTCGTCGGCATTGAAGCGTGCGCCTCTGCCCACCATTGGGCGCGTGAGCTGATGGCGATCGGCCACGAGGTGCGGCTCATGCCGCCAGCGTATGTGAAGGCCTATGTGAAGCGCGGCAAGACCGACGCCGCCGACGCTGAGGCAATCGCCGAGGCCGTTACACGGCCGACCATGCGGTTCGTGGCCGTGAAGTCCAAGGCGCAGCAGGCTGTGTTGATGCTGCACAAGACCCGGGATCTCCTGGTTCGCCAGAGAACGATGCTGATCAACGCTCTGCGGGGCCACCTCGGAGAGTTCGGCATCATCGCCCCTCAAGGCCCGGCGGGGGTGCAGGCGGCTCTCAGGGCTCTTCGGGAAGAGGAACAGGATCTGCCCGATCTGGCGCGTGCCGCGCTGGGAGGCCTGGCAGACCAGCTTGACCATCTCGGCGCAGAGATCGGACGATTGGAACGCCGGATTCTTGAGTGGCACCGCCAGGATGAGACGAGCCGGCGGCTAGCGACCATCCCGGGCATCGGGCCGATCACCGCCAGCGCCATGGCCGCCAGCGCGCCGGATCCGACGCTGTTCAAATCAGGCCGGCAGTTTGCGGCTTGGTTGGGGCTCACCCCACGCGCCAACAGTAGTGGCGGAAAGGAACGCCAGGGCGGCATCAGCAAGATGGGCGACAGCTACCTTCGACGCCTTCTGGTCGTTGGGGCGACGGCTGTCCTGCGAATGGCCCGCCAGCGAGGACGCGAGGGCTGGGTGGGCAATCTGCTCGAACGCAAAAAGCCCAAGGTCGCCGCCGTAGCCTTGGCCAACAAGACCGCTCGCATCGCCTGGACCCTGATGGCGCGACAGGAGGACTACAGGCCCATGACGGCATAG
- a CDS encoding IS3 family transposase (programmed frameshift) codes for MKRSRFTEEQIIGILREQEAGVATAEVCRRHGVSSATFYKWKAKFGGMDVSEARRLKALEDENTKLKRMLADAMLDNVALKDLLGKKVVTPAAHREAAAHLQSVYEMSERRACRVLGTDRASVRYRATRPDDGVLRDRLKALAQERRRFGYRRLHVMLRREGHAVNKKRVQRIYREERLTVRRRGGRKRAMGTRRPLETPLVANQRWSLDFVSDQLTDGRRFRILTVIDNCTRECLALVADTSLSGQRVTRELDVIIQQRGRPGTIVSDNGTELTSNAILAWADDAGVGWHYIAPGKPQQNGFNESFNGRLRDELLNETLFRSLPHARVVLEAWRRDYNETRPHSKLGWLTPKAYAQALTGRSGRSAALVDGCADRPLATPANHGSDQPRTLAMAG; via the exons ATGAAGCGATCACGGTTCACGGAAGAGCAGATCATCGGGATCCTGCGTGAGCAGGAGGCGGGCGTTGCGACGGCGGAGGTCTGCCGGCGTCACGGCGTCAGCTCGGCGACCTTTTACAAGTGGAAGGCCAAGTTCGGCGGCATGGACGTGTCGGAGGCTCGGCGTCTGAAGGCGCTGGAGGACGAGAACACCAAGCTGAAGCGGATGCTGGCGGACGCGATGCTGGACAACGTCGCGCTGAAGGATCTGCTGG GGAAAAAAGTGGTGACGCCCGCTGCGCATCGAGAGGCGGCAGCGCACTTGCAGTCGGTCTACGAGATGAGCGAGCGGCGGGCGTGCCGGGTGCTGGGCACCGATCGAGCTAGCGTTCGCTATCGGGCCACAAGGCCGGATGACGGCGTCCTGCGTGACCGGCTGAAGGCCCTGGCCCAGGAGCGTCGGCGGTTCGGCTATCGACGCCTGCACGTGATGCTTCGGCGCGAGGGGCATGCGGTCAACAAGAAGCGGGTCCAGCGGATCTATCGGGAGGAGAGGCTGACGGTGCGCAGGCGCGGCGGTCGAAAGCGGGCCATGGGCACGCGACGTCCGCTGGAGACGCCGCTGGTCGCGAACCAGCGCTGGTCGCTCGACTTCGTGTCAGACCAGCTCACCGACGGCCGCCGCTTCCGTATCCTGACCGTGATCGACAACTGCACCCGCGAGTGCCTGGCGCTGGTGGCCGACACCTCGCTATCGGGCCAACGGGTCACGCGCGAGCTGGACGTCATCATCCAGCAGCGCGGGCGTCCGGGGACCATCGTCAGCGACAACGGCACGGAGCTGACCTCGAACGCCATCCTGGCCTGGGCCGACGACGCCGGCGTGGGCTGGCATTACATCGCGCCGGGCAAGCCTCAGCAGAACGGCTTCAACGAGAGCTTCAATGGTCGGCTGCGCGACGAACTGCTGAACGAGACGCTGTTCCGCTCCCTGCCGCATGCACGGGTCGTGCTGGAAGCCTGGCGGCGCGACTACAATGAAACCCGGCCGCACTCGAAGCTCGGCTGGCTGACCCCGAAGGCCTACGCCCAGGCGCTCACCGGACGCAGCGGCCGGTCTGCTGCGCTGGTTGATGGCTGCGCAGACCGGCCTCTTGCCACCCCAGCCAATCACGGCTCAGATCAACCGAGGACTCTCGCTATGGCTGGATGA